The proteins below come from a single Bacteroidota bacterium genomic window:
- a CDS encoding DUF5076 domain-containing protein encodes MKELQIPEGIEGDPNAMEMMRVWIGNKDIQVSMLLGMWEEASNFEIDERDAWGELLADLIRHIANGLTQSHDYNTTASEMRIANSLLSHLGHGENTIKGEIQE; translated from the coding sequence ATGAAAGAATTACAAATACCCGAAGGGATAGAGGGTGATCCAAACGCCATGGAAATGATGCGGGTTTGGATCGGGAACAAAGATATACAAGTGTCCATGTTATTGGGGATGTGGGAAGAAGCCTCAAATTTTGAAATAGACGAAAGAGATGCCTGGGGGGAATTACTGGCGGATTTGATCCGCCATATAGCCAATGGATTAACCCAAAGCCATGATTACAACACAACGGCATCTGAGATGAGAATCGCCAATTCACTCCTGAGCCATCTGGGACATGGTGAAAATACCATCAAGGGAGAAATTCAAGAATAA